A part of Pyramidobacter piscolens W5455 genomic DNA contains:
- the hydE gene encoding [FeFe] hydrogenase H-cluster radical SAM maturase HydE, with the protein MNEKIQAIATRLIAEHDLPPRDLQTLLEDNSPGLRRTLAEAAGALCRACYGDEVYTRGLIEFTNECRNDCYYCGIRRGNGAVRRYRLSEEEILGCCRQGYGLGFRTFVLQGGEDPQYPPERIAPLVAAVRREFPDCAVTLSVGECSDEAYRMFFEAGAERYLLRHETACGGHYRMLHPLRQRPENRRRCLWTLKRLGYQVGSGFMVGSPGQRPEHLVADFQFLKALQPQMIGIGPFIPQRDTPFGHAPAGALELTLLCLSLLRLFFPKALIPATTALGTIAADGRELGILAGANVVMPNLSPQAVRRDYALYDDKICTGEEAAECRDSLALRLKNIGRRLAVSRGDACGFPLRNQKS; encoded by the coding sequence ATGAATGAAAAAATCCAGGCGATCGCAACGCGCCTGATCGCGGAGCACGATTTGCCGCCGCGGGATCTGCAGACGCTGCTCGAAGACAATTCGCCCGGACTGCGCCGCACGCTGGCGGAGGCGGCGGGCGCTCTGTGCCGCGCCTGTTACGGCGACGAGGTGTACACGCGCGGCCTGATCGAATTCACCAACGAGTGCCGCAACGATTGTTATTACTGCGGCATCCGCCGCGGCAACGGCGCCGTGCGCCGCTACCGCCTCAGCGAGGAGGAGATCCTCGGCTGCTGCCGGCAAGGCTACGGTTTGGGGTTCCGCACGTTTGTGCTGCAGGGCGGCGAGGATCCGCAGTATCCGCCCGAGCGCATCGCGCCGCTGGTGGCCGCCGTGCGCCGCGAGTTTCCCGACTGCGCCGTGACGCTTTCGGTGGGAGAATGCAGCGACGAAGCCTATCGGATGTTTTTCGAAGCCGGGGCCGAACGTTATTTGCTGCGCCACGAGACGGCCTGCGGCGGACATTACCGTATGCTCCACCCGTTGCGGCAGCGCCCGGAAAACCGCAGGCGTTGCCTGTGGACGCTGAAGCGCCTCGGCTATCAGGTCGGTTCGGGGTTCATGGTCGGTTCGCCCGGGCAGCGTCCCGAGCATCTTGTCGCCGATTTTCAATTCCTCAAGGCGCTTCAGCCGCAGATGATCGGCATCGGCCCTTTCATTCCCCAGCGCGACACGCCCTTCGGGCACGCGCCGGCGGGCGCGCTGGAACTGACGCTGTTGTGCCTGTCGCTGCTGCGCCTGTTTTTCCCCAAAGCTCTGATCCCCGCCACGACGGCGCTGGGCACGATCGCGGCGGACGGGCGCGAGTTGGGCATTTTGGCCGGGGCCAACGTCGTCATGCCCAACCTTTCGCCGCAGGCCGTGCGCCGGGATTACGCCCTGTACGACGACAAGATCTGCACCGGCGAAGAAGCGGCCGAATGCCGCGATTCTCTTGCCCTGCGCCTGAAAAACATCGGGCGCCGTCTGGCGGTCAGCCGCGGCGACGCCTGTGGGTTCCCGCTGCGCAATCAAAAATCCTGA
- a CDS encoding DivIVA domain-containing protein — MANDLDLLKVVDVEGVVFSRGLRGYAADEVDEFLDRVADTLQRYSELHATDQMRIRELETTIRENDELKVSLQNALTMAKKTSEDFLASSQKESEAVLAQAKARAEGILADAVAQKTQLLGEIEELRRSKEHFVADAKAAVLRYNMLLDGLQEKKDQ, encoded by the coding sequence ATGGCAAACGACCTGGACTTGCTGAAGGTCGTTGACGTGGAGGGCGTCGTTTTCTCGCGGGGCCTGCGCGGCTATGCGGCCGACGAAGTCGACGAGTTTCTCGACCGCGTCGCCGACACGCTGCAGCGATATTCCGAACTCCACGCCACCGACCAGATGCGCATCCGCGAGCTGGAGACGACCATCAGAGAGAACGACGAGCTCAAGGTGTCGCTGCAGAACGCGCTGACCATGGCGAAAAAAACTTCCGAGGACTTCCTCGCCTCGTCCCAGAAAGAAAGCGAAGCCGTGCTCGCGCAGGCGAAAGCGAGAGCCGAAGGAATCCTGGCCGACGCCGTCGCGCAGAAAACGCAGCTTCTCGGCGAGATCGAGGAACTGCGCCGCTCGAAAGAGCATTTCGTCGCCGACGCCAAGGCCGCGGTGCTGCGGTACAACATGCTGCTCGACGGCCTGCAGGAGAAGAAAGATCAATGA
- a CDS encoding YggS family pyridoxal phosphate-dependent enzyme produces MVESEIFASIRSILDRMEAAARRSGRKAAEVTLLAVSKTKPLETVVAAARTGLVTHFGENRVQEGQAKIPGFPAELGAVWHLIGHLQRNKARKAVELFDVIESIDGEGIAAAVERVCAEKDKRLDVLIEVNSSGEASKTGTPAAEVPALADFVRGQCPHLKLQGLMTIGPLGGDERAVRGAFDATRELRDRLRLSADDLPCLSMGMSGDFEWAIEQGSTEVRVGTAIFGHR; encoded by the coding sequence ATGGTAGAGTCTGAAATATTCGCGTCGATCCGGTCGATTCTGGACCGTATGGAAGCGGCGGCGCGGCGGAGCGGCCGCAAGGCGGCGGAGGTGACGCTGCTGGCGGTGAGCAAGACCAAACCGCTGGAAACCGTGGTCGCGGCGGCCCGTACCGGACTGGTGACTCATTTTGGCGAAAATCGCGTCCAGGAAGGACAGGCCAAGATCCCCGGATTCCCCGCGGAGCTCGGCGCCGTGTGGCATCTGATCGGCCACCTGCAGCGCAACAAAGCGCGCAAGGCGGTGGAGCTCTTCGACGTGATCGAAAGCATCGACGGCGAGGGAATCGCCGCGGCGGTCGAGCGCGTCTGCGCCGAAAAGGACAAGCGCCTGGACGTGCTGATTGAGGTCAACAGCTCCGGCGAAGCGTCGAAAACGGGAACGCCGGCGGCGGAAGTCCCCGCGTTGGCGGATTTCGTCAGAGGACAATGCCCGCATCTGAAACTTCAGGGGCTGATGACCATCGGTCCGCTCGGCGGCGACGAAAGAGCGGTCCGCGGCGCCTTCGACGCCACGCGCGAGCTGCGCGACCGTCTGCGCCTGAGCGCGGACGATCTGCCGTGCCTTTCCATGGGCATGAGCGGCGATTTCGAGTGGGCGATCGAACAGGGCAGCACCGAAGTTCGCGTGGGCACCGCAATCTTTGGACATCGTTAG
- a CDS encoding O-antigen ligase family protein: MESHDASPLDAAPEAAPEARDSFRSALFFLLFAVSLTLPNLVYSGTSFFQTLHLMKWCFALIPVGLLALCAGGPALLDGERGPLRLDVMGLYWLLYLVFVTLQPLWVPLRSVPGWRREWFFFAGCVVFYLTAFSFFRESWLRPILWLAALNAAINGIFAELQVRDIVAPLWGMKLVMQTPGHYIGNTGQQNMFALWLALALFSSLFLFVCYGGLFAKNLRNRIMIAGNLLFYVVMSWCLIRSTSRSGILAFWVGALTMALMIFFTSRDRGQLKRAALGIVLFFGVLGAFVLADTGRGFDFLLKTRDMIKNIADVAARREIWQTSWQVGAFRPLTGVGLGQFKWHYLQGQRVAMTLDPAMKWQFTYWAHNEILQWFCEFGLGGVVSLLLAALVWLAALCRYVRRRRGRRLPMEFLWGSSFLFLVWFDALWTRPFHRIENSLWVALAFALCSRHLFWGEEGVFALKKVPSLFYRLTGAFMLAAAVGGFWFGIDGVRADRLLRRAESFTDDAEEKVRLISAARHSPMVRDLAEHELAMLRLRLGEKLGDREIIADGLNRLIACFVQQPTARDFATLMDYARRSNIASLLEFLEPYAPPAGAAAG; encoded by the coding sequence GTGGAATCGCACGATGCTTCACCGCTGGACGCCGCGCCGGAGGCTGCACCCGAAGCGAGGGATTCTTTCCGCAGCGCGCTGTTCTTTCTGCTCTTTGCGGTCAGTCTGACGCTGCCGAATCTGGTGTATTCAGGGACGTCGTTCTTTCAGACGCTGCACCTGATGAAGTGGTGCTTCGCGCTGATCCCCGTCGGCCTGCTGGCGCTCTGCGCGGGCGGCCCGGCGCTGCTCGACGGGGAACGCGGCCCGCTGCGCCTCGACGTCATGGGGCTTTACTGGCTGCTCTACCTGGTTTTCGTGACGCTGCAGCCGTTGTGGGTCCCGCTTCGCTCCGTGCCCGGCTGGCGGCGCGAATGGTTCTTTTTCGCCGGCTGCGTCGTTTTTTATTTGACGGCGTTCTCCTTTTTCAGGGAAAGCTGGCTGCGCCCGATCCTCTGGCTGGCGGCGCTGAACGCCGCGATCAACGGCATTTTCGCCGAGCTGCAGGTGCGCGATATCGTCGCGCCGCTCTGGGGCATGAAGCTGGTCATGCAGACGCCGGGGCACTACATCGGCAACACGGGGCAGCAGAACATGTTCGCGCTGTGGCTGGCGCTGGCGCTGTTCTCGTCGCTGTTCCTCTTCGTCTGCTACGGCGGTCTTTTCGCCAAAAATCTCCGGAACAGGATCATGATCGCCGGCAATCTGCTCTTCTACGTGGTCATGTCCTGGTGCCTGATCCGTTCCACGAGCCGCTCGGGGATTCTCGCCTTCTGGGTGGGAGCGCTGACGATGGCGCTGATGATCTTCTTCACCTCGCGGGACCGCGGTCAGCTCAAACGCGCCGCCCTCGGCATCGTCTTGTTCTTCGGCGTGCTGGGCGCGTTCGTTCTCGCCGACACGGGGCGGGGTTTTGACTTTTTGCTGAAGACGCGCGACATGATCAAAAATATCGCCGACGTCGCCGCCCGCCGGGAAATCTGGCAGACGTCGTGGCAGGTCGGCGCGTTTCGGCCGCTGACCGGCGTCGGCCTGGGACAGTTCAAATGGCACTACCTTCAGGGGCAGCGCGTCGCCATGACGCTTGATCCTGCCATGAAATGGCAGTTCACTTACTGGGCGCACAACGAAATCCTGCAGTGGTTCTGCGAGTTCGGCCTGGGGGGCGTTGTGTCGCTGCTGCTGGCCGCTCTGGTCTGGCTGGCGGCGCTGTGCCGCTACGTGCGCCGCCGCCGCGGCCGCCGCCTGCCCATGGAGTTCCTCTGGGGAAGCTCGTTCCTGTTCCTCGTCTGGTTCGACGCGCTTTGGACGCGCCCGTTTCACCGCATCGAAAATTCGCTTTGGGTCGCCCTCGCCTTCGCGCTCTGCAGCCGCCACCTTTTCTGGGGCGAAGAGGGCGTGTTCGCGCTGAAGAAGGTGCCTTCGCTGTTCTATCGTCTGACGGGAGCCTTCATGCTCGCCGCGGCCGTGGGCGGATTCTGGTTCGGCATCGACGGCGTCCGCGCCGACCGGCTGCTGCGCCGCGCCGAGAGCTTCACCGACGACGCGGAGGAAAAAGTCCGGCTCATCAGCGCCGCCCGGCACAGCCCGATGGTGCGCGACCTGGCGGAGCACGAGCTGGCCATGCTGCGCCTTCGCCTCGGCGAAAAGCTCGGCGACCGCGAGATCATCGCCGACGGCCTCAATCGGCTGATCGCCTGCTTCGTTCAGCAGCCCACGGCACGGGATTTCGCCACGCTGATGGACTACGCGCGCCGCTCCAACATCGCCTCGCTGCTCGAATTTCTCGAACCGTACGCGCCGCCCGCGGGCGCGGCGGCAGGTTGA